The proteins below are encoded in one region of Campylobacter rectus:
- a CDS encoding type III pantothenate kinase, which translates to MTLCDVGNTNASFFENGKITKIKLENFKDFKSDEKIYFISVNDEMTGKLQNLPKFVNLEPYFELDTIYEGLGIDRIASCYAIKNGLIIDAGSAITIDVMMNSMHLGGAIIPGISHVLKACEAISPRLKISLNSQVSLDALPQKTADAVSYGVIKPILLLIESMANGSKIYFTGGDGEFLSRFFADSIYDRMLVFRGMQKLIEQKKDILC; encoded by the coding sequence ATGACTCTATGTGACGTAGGCAACACCAACGCCTCCTTCTTTGAAAACGGCAAAATCACCAAAATCAAGCTCGAAAATTTCAAAGATTTTAAAAGCGACGAGAAGATTTATTTTATCAGCGTAAACGACGAAATGACGGGCAAGCTTCAAAATTTGCCCAAATTCGTAAATTTAGAGCCGTATTTTGAGCTGGACACCATCTACGAGGGTCTTGGCATCGACCGTATCGCTAGCTGCTACGCGATCAAAAACGGCCTCATCATCGACGCGGGCAGCGCCATAACGATAGACGTGATGATGAACTCGATGCATCTTGGCGGCGCGATAATACCCGGCATCTCACACGTGCTAAAGGCCTGCGAAGCTATCTCTCCGCGGTTAAAAATCTCGCTAAATTCGCAAGTGAGTCTCGACGCGCTCCCGCAAAAAACAGCCGACGCGGTAAGCTACGGCGTCATCAAACCGATCCTGCTTCTCATCGAAAGCATGGCAAACGGCTCGAAAATTTACTTCACGGGCGGCGACGGCGAGTTTTTATCGAGATTTTTTGCCGACAGCATCTACGATCGTATGCTCGTATTTCGCGGGATGCAAAAACTAATCGAACAAAAAAAGGACATTTTATGCTGA
- a CDS encoding PQQ-binding-like beta-propeller repeat protein encodes MRKFQAILAAALCVAVLGGCSTKRQYFEPTDVQNEKISENRLPANIATTSLNGAVLKNGMAITKNGLLSPEIKLPKGATLLNSADGKFISSDLEGNLIVANGSNEILFQRNFSEAIVSAALEGDKLALLSAGNVIYLIDIATNDTLLEFESSNVYAQDSRVAAPFFMSSLVVFPTLDGKIMIADKNQGRILRDVVVSSEQFFNNIISLDVVNDTMIAATGKRIVSISPEKTVYYNGEIKDIVINGEYVYILLKDGKIVLSNLNLQKIKDVDFKFAIFSSATAHNGSLYIMEKTGYLIKTDLALDNAKIYKLSNEVKSQIFAGAKEFYYDDSSLELK; translated from the coding sequence ATGAGAAAATTTCAAGCTATTTTAGCGGCTGCGCTCTGTGTTGCGGTGCTTGGCGGATGCAGCACGAAAAGGCAGTATTTCGAGCCGACCGATGTGCAAAATGAAAAAATTTCAGAAAACAGACTACCGGCTAACATCGCGACTACGAGCCTAAACGGAGCGGTGTTAAAAAACGGCATGGCGATAACTAAAAACGGCCTACTCTCGCCGGAGATAAAGCTGCCAAAGGGCGCAACCTTGCTAAATTCAGCCGACGGTAAATTTATCAGCTCCGATTTAGAGGGAAATTTGATCGTCGCAAACGGCTCGAATGAAATTTTATTTCAAAGAAACTTTAGCGAGGCTATCGTCTCGGCCGCGCTTGAGGGCGATAAGCTAGCCCTTTTAAGCGCAGGCAACGTCATCTACCTCATCGACATCGCGACAAACGATACCTTGCTCGAGTTTGAGAGCTCAAACGTCTACGCGCAGGACTCTCGCGTCGCGGCGCCGTTTTTTATGAGCTCGCTCGTGGTTTTCCCGACGCTTGACGGCAAGATTATGATCGCGGATAAAAACCAAGGCCGAATTTTACGCGACGTGGTCGTGAGCAGCGAGCAGTTTTTTAACAACATCATATCGCTTGACGTCGTAAACGACACGATGATAGCCGCCACAGGCAAGCGTATCGTCTCGATAAGTCCCGAAAAAACGGTTTATTATAACGGTGAGATCAAAGATATAGTCATAAACGGCGAGTATGTATATATCCTGCTAAAAGACGGCAAGATCGTGCTTAGCAACCTAAATTTGCAAAAGATCAAGGACGTAGATTTTAAATTCGCCATCTTTTCAAGCGCGACCGCGCATAACGGCTCGCTTTATATAATGGAAAAAACGGGCTACCTCATCAAGACCGATCTTGCGCTTGACAATGCCAAAATTTACAAGCTCTCAAACGAAGTAAAGAGCCAAATTTTCGCCGGCGCGAAAGAATTTTACTACGACGATTCCAGCTTAGAGCTTAAATGA
- a CDS encoding YfgM family protein: MAIKDDIDSIKEELNTQEQFLENIIKSERFFKKYKKIIIAVAVLGVVGTAGYYINGVLKEKEFKAANAAYAKLILNPKDEQAKSELKQKDASLYALYEFKRALDNNDTNALKSLANEQIDPLLKDIVKSQLNEPSGQILSSYKAIVRGYELMKENKIDEAKNEFKKIPLNSQLQSIVKNLEHYQGNAK; this comes from the coding sequence TTGGCTATCAAAGATGATATTGATTCTATAAAGGAAGAGTTAAATACTCAGGAGCAATTTTTAGAAAACATAATAAAAAGCGAAAGATTTTTTAAAAAATATAAAAAAATTATTATCGCGGTAGCCGTTTTGGGCGTCGTCGGCACGGCCGGATACTACATAAACGGCGTCTTGAAAGAAAAAGAATTTAAAGCCGCAAACGCCGCTTACGCAAAGCTGATACTTAATCCGAAAGACGAACAGGCAAAATCCGAGCTAAAGCAAAAAGACGCTTCGCTTTACGCGCTTTACGAATTTAAAAGAGCGCTTGACAACAACGACACGAACGCGCTAAAGTCGCTGGCAAACGAGCAGATCGATCCGCTCTTAAAAGACATCGTAAAGTCCCAGCTAAACGAGCCTAGCGGTCAAATTTTAAGCTCGTATAAGGCTATCGTCAGAGGCTACGAGCTGATGAAAGAAAACAAAATCGACGAAGCAAAAAACGAATTTAAAAAAATTCCGTTAAATTCGCAACTCCAATCCATCGTTAAAAATTTAGAACACTATCAAGGAAACGCAAAATGA
- the gatC gene encoding Asp-tRNA(Asn)/Glu-tRNA(Gln) amidotransferase subunit GatC: protein MQIDDTLLTKLEKLSSLKVESDKRKEIEGQLSEILTFAGILDELDLSASRAVVSSIEGGTPLREDVSVSSDVIETILKNAPMSSGHFFVVPKIIE from the coding sequence ATGCAGATAGACGATACGTTATTAACCAAACTTGAAAAGCTTAGCTCGCTCAAAGTCGAGAGCGATAAGCGAAAGGAAATCGAAGGTCAGCTTAGCGAAATTTTGACCTTTGCCGGGATACTGGACGAGCTTGATCTAAGCGCTTCTAGGGCGGTCGTAAGCTCTATAGAGGGCGGAACTCCGCTAAGAGAGGATGTGAGCGTAAGCTCGGACGTGATAGAGACGATACTAAAAAATGCTCCGATGAGCAGCGGGCACTTTTTCGTCGTACCTAAAATAATCGAATAG
- a CDS encoding type IV pilus twitching motility protein PilT, whose translation MEENEKFNTSLEVLLKTVVHNKASDLHIVSRSEPQIRIDGTLRPLELGVLSGHDIQDICYALITDVQKSELEENRELDFAIELPGVGRFRGNYYYTMNGDLAAAFRIIPTEIPSLDDLKAPNIFKEVVKREKGMILVTGPTGSGKSTTLAAMLNEINLNERKHVITVEDPVEFVHTNKKALFSHRNVGTDTQSYARALKYALREDPDIILVGELRDRETISTAITAAETGHLVFGTLHTNSAIQTINRIIDSFEGGEQLQVRNMLSVSLTAVISQALLPKIGSGRLAVHEILINNNAIANLIRENKVHQIYSQMQLNQQSTGMITQTQSLMKAIRANQITKEMAMRYSTNQQELGGLLGI comes from the coding sequence ATGGAAGAAAACGAGAAATTTAACACCAGCCTTGAAGTACTGTTAAAAACAGTTGTTCATAATAAAGCGAGCGACTTGCATATCGTATCAAGAAGCGAGCCGCAAATCAGAATAGACGGCACCTTAAGGCCGCTAGAGCTTGGAGTTTTGAGCGGACACGACATACAAGACATCTGCTATGCGCTCATAACCGACGTGCAAAAAAGCGAACTCGAAGAAAACAGAGAGCTTGACTTTGCGATAGAGCTTCCCGGCGTCGGACGCTTCAGAGGCAACTACTACTACACGATGAACGGCGATTTGGCCGCTGCGTTTCGTATCATCCCGACTGAGATTCCTTCGCTGGACGATCTTAAAGCGCCTAATATCTTCAAAGAAGTCGTAAAACGCGAAAAAGGAATGATACTGGTCACCGGACCTACGGGTAGCGGTAAATCGACTACGCTTGCGGCTATGCTAAACGAGATAAATTTAAACGAAAGAAAGCACGTAATCACCGTAGAAGATCCGGTGGAGTTTGTTCATACGAATAAAAAAGCTCTTTTTTCCCACAGAAACGTAGGCACGGATACGCAATCTTACGCTAGAGCTCTTAAATATGCTCTGCGCGAGGATCCCGACATTATCTTGGTCGGCGAGCTTCGCGACAGAGAGACTATATCGACCGCGATCACGGCGGCCGAGACCGGACACTTGGTATTTGGCACTTTGCATACGAACTCGGCTATCCAGACTATCAACCGTATCATAGATAGCTTCGAGGGCGGCGAGCAGCTTCAGGTGCGAAATATGCTCTCCGTTTCGCTAACGGCGGTCATATCTCAAGCTCTACTTCCTAAAATCGGCAGCGGACGACTTGCCGTGCATGAAATTTTAATAAACAATAATGCCATAGCAAACCTTATCCGTGAAAATAAAGTGCATCAAATTTACTCTCAGATGCAGTTAAATCAACAATCTACGGGTATGATAACGCAGACCCAGTCTTTAATGAAAGCCATTAGGGCAAATCAGATAACCAAAGAGATGGCGATGAGGTACTCTACAAACCAACAAGAGCTCGGCGGACTGCTAGGTATATAA
- a CDS encoding CvpA family protein produces MDFITLFDVVVVSLVLILGIKGVISGLIKEIFGLIGLIGGIVVASRFGVRVGNLISDKIYKLDGDSVLFFAGFLTTLIVFWVVCLGIGAFLSKLVGLSGLGFLDKLGGFAVGSAKIFLVFAVLIVTISNIQILNNKIEPYFIGSRLYPILLDAGKWIMNVDVKGIASGVGNIETPFDASMQEQRLNLEINSTIKE; encoded by the coding sequence ATGGATTTTATTACATTATTCGACGTAGTCGTAGTTTCGCTGGTTTTGATACTTGGCATAAAAGGCGTGATAAGCGGACTGATAAAAGAAATTTTCGGCCTCATCGGATTAATCGGAGGCATCGTCGTGGCTAGTAGATTCGGCGTTAGGGTCGGTAATCTAATAAGCGACAAAATTTATAAGCTAGACGGCGATTCGGTTCTGTTTTTTGCGGGATTTTTAACGACGCTTATCGTATTTTGGGTGGTTTGCCTGGGTATCGGCGCGTTTTTATCCAAGCTGGTCGGACTAAGCGGGCTTGGATTTTTAGATAAGCTGGGCGGATTTGCCGTCGGAAGCGCCAAAATTTTCCTAGTTTTTGCGGTGCTAATCGTAACTATTTCAAATATTCAAATTTTAAACAATAAAATCGAACCTTACTTTATAGGGAGCAGGCTGTATCCGATTTTGTTGGATGCGGGTAAATGGATAATGAATGTGGATGTAAAAGGCATAGCAAGCGGAGTTGGAAATATCGAGACGCCGTTTGACGCCTCGATGCAAGAGCAAAGGCTAAATTTAGAGATAAATTCGACGATTAAGGAGTAA
- a CDS encoding Fur family transcriptional regulator: MTIENLEYDALLEKFKKILRENGLKYTQQREVLLKTLYNNDEHFTPERLYFFIKETYPELNVGIATVYRTLNLLEEAEMVTSISFGSQGKKFELATKPHHDHMICRRCGTIIEFEDSTIEKRQANIAKEHGFKLTGHMMQLYGVCKECGAKETKGGK; encoded by the coding sequence ATGACGATTGAAAATTTAGAATACGATGCGCTTCTTGAGAAATTTAAAAAAATTTTGAGAGAAAACGGACTAAAATACACGCAGCAACGAGAAGTTTTACTAAAAACGCTTTACAATAACGACGAGCATTTCACTCCCGAGAGGCTTTATTTTTTCATCAAAGAGACTTATCCGGAGCTAAACGTGGGTATCGCGACCGTTTATAGGACGCTAAATTTGCTCGAAGAAGCCGAGATGGTAACCTCTATCAGCTTCGGCTCGCAAGGTAAAAAATTCGAGCTCGCTACCAAGCCTCACCACGACCATATGATATGCCGCAGATGCGGAACTATCATCGAATTTGAAGACTCGACGATAGAAAAAAGACAGGCAAATATCGCAAAAGAGCACGGCTTTAAGCTAACGGGGCATATGATGCAGCTTTACGGGGTATGCAAAGAGTGCGGTGCCAAAGAGACAAAGGGCGGCAAGTGA
- the lysS gene encoding lysine--tRNA ligase has translation MFENQLEIQRLETANELRDIGVNPYPHFLRRDMDITKFRLKFKHIIDTEEKSAEGQLVSLAGRVKLIRDAGKAIFANIEDEDGNLQIYFSNKTLDPDWFKVVKKNIEVGDIIYVRGYAFVTRTGEFSMHVSELTLASKAVSPLPEKFHGLTDIETRYRQRYLDMIMNPEVRADFKRRSVIVSTIRRFFEDKGFLEVETPMMHPIPGGANAKPFVTFHNALGVERFLRIAPELYLKRLIVGGFDAVYEMNRNFRNEGMDLTHNPEFTSIEFYWAWHTYHDLMGLTEELFNVLLDKLDMPKVIEFDGMQIDFSKPFKRITYKKALVEIGGLDVETISDKDKILAKLKADGFEANAKLDLGRLQAELFDNYVESKLIDPTFIIDYPISISPLSRRSDANPDIAERFELFIAGRELANGFNELNDPIDQYGRFASQIEAKDAGDDEAHEMDEDYVRALGYAMPPTAGQGIGIDRLVMLLTNKKSIRDVVLFPAMRPLKNETKENR, from the coding sequence ATATTTGAAAATCAACTGGAGATACAAAGACTAGAGACCGCAAACGAACTAAGAGATATCGGCGTAAATCCTTATCCGCATTTTTTGCGTCGCGATATGGATATAACTAAATTTAGACTCAAATTTAAACATATAATCGACACCGAAGAAAAGAGCGCCGAAGGTCAGCTGGTAAGTCTCGCCGGGCGCGTTAAGCTCATCAGGGACGCGGGCAAGGCGATATTTGCCAACATCGAGGACGAGGACGGCAATCTTCAAATTTACTTTAGCAACAAAACTCTTGATCCCGATTGGTTTAAGGTCGTAAAGAAAAATATCGAGGTTGGCGACATCATCTACGTGCGCGGATACGCTTTCGTTACTAGAACGGGCGAATTTTCGATGCATGTTAGCGAGCTGACATTGGCATCAAAAGCCGTTTCGCCGCTTCCCGAGAAATTCCACGGACTAACGGACATCGAGACCAGATACCGCCAAAGATACCTCGATATGATAATGAATCCAGAGGTCAGAGCCGATTTCAAACGTCGCTCCGTCATCGTTAGCACGATCCGCAGATTTTTCGAGGATAAAGGCTTTTTAGAAGTCGAGACTCCGATGATGCACCCGATCCCGGGCGGAGCTAACGCCAAGCCTTTCGTCACGTTTCATAACGCGCTTGGAGTGGAGAGATTTTTACGCATCGCGCCCGAGCTTTATCTAAAGCGTCTCATCGTTGGCGGTTTTGACGCGGTTTATGAGATGAATAGAAATTTCCGCAACGAAGGTATGGACTTAACGCATAATCCCGAATTTACAAGCATAGAGTTTTACTGGGCGTGGCACACTTATCACGATTTGATGGGGCTAACCGAGGAGCTATTTAACGTACTTCTTGATAAACTCGATATGCCTAAAGTTATCGAATTTGACGGTATGCAGATCGACTTTAGCAAGCCGTTTAAACGCATAACCTATAAAAAAGCGCTTGTTGAGATCGGCGGATTGGACGTTGAAACCATAAGCGATAAAGACAAAATTCTAGCTAAGCTTAAGGCCGACGGCTTTGAAGCGAATGCCAAACTTGATCTGGGGCGCTTACAAGCCGAGCTTTTCGATAACTACGTAGAAAGCAAGCTAATCGATCCGACTTTCATCATCGATTATCCGATATCGATCAGTCCGCTTTCTCGCAGAAGCGACGCAAACCCCGATATCGCCGAGAGATTTGAGCTATTTATCGCCGGACGCGAGCTGGCTAACGGCTTTAACGAGCTAAACGATCCGATCGATCAATACGGCCGCTTCGCTTCGCAAATCGAAGCCAAAGACGCGGGCGACGACGAAGCTCACGAGATGGACGAGGACTACGTGAGAGCGCTGGGCTACGCGATGCCTCCGACGGCCGGGCAGGGTATCGGCATAGATAGGCTCGTGATGCTACTAACCAATAAAAAATCTATCCGCGACGTGGTGCTTTTCCCTGCGATGAGACCGTTAAAAAACGAAACGAAGGAGAATCGATGA
- a CDS encoding serine hydroxymethyltransferase, with the protein MSLQSYDKEIFDLVNLELERQCDHLEMIASENFTYPEVMEAMGSVLTNKYAEGYPGKRYYGGCEYADQIEQLAIDRCKELFGCEFANVQPNSGSQANQGVYGAFLNPGDKILGMDLSHGGHLTHGAKVSSSGKIYQSFFYGVELDGRINYDKVMEIAQIVKPKMIVCGASAYTREIEFKKFREIADAVGAILFADVAHIAGLVVAGEHQSPFPHCDVVSSTTHKTLRGPRGGIIMTNNEEYAKKINSSIFPGIQGGPLVHVIAAKAVGFKHNLSPEWKIYAKQVKANIKKLAEILVKRGFDLVSGGTDNHLVLMSFLNREFSGKDADIALGNAGITVNKNTVPGETRSPFVTSGIRIGSPALTARGMKEAEFEIIANKIADVLSDINNAELQSRVKAELKELANKFIIYDKATY; encoded by the coding sequence ATGAGCTTGCAAAGCTACGATAAAGAAATTTTTGATTTAGTAAATTTGGAGCTAGAGCGCCAGTGCGACCATCTCGAAATGATCGCTAGCGAAAATTTTACCTATCCCGAGGTAATGGAAGCGATGGGCTCGGTTCTAACCAATAAATACGCGGAAGGATATCCCGGCAAACGCTACTACGGCGGCTGCGAATACGCCGATCAGATCGAGCAGCTAGCGATCGATCGCTGCAAAGAGCTTTTTGGCTGCGAATTTGCAAACGTTCAGCCAAACTCGGGCTCGCAAGCTAACCAGGGCGTTTACGGCGCGTTTTTAAACCCCGGAGACAAAATTTTAGGCATGGATCTAAGTCACGGCGGACACCTCACTCACGGCGCAAAGGTAAGTAGCTCGGGCAAAATTTACCAGAGTTTTTTTTACGGCGTAGAGCTTGACGGACGCATAAACTACGACAAAGTGATGGAAATCGCTCAAATCGTAAAGCCGAAGATGATCGTGTGCGGCGCGAGCGCATATACGCGAGAGATCGAATTTAAAAAATTCCGCGAGATCGCCGATGCCGTCGGTGCGATACTCTTTGCCGACGTAGCGCACATCGCCGGTCTAGTCGTAGCCGGCGAGCATCAGAGTCCGTTTCCGCATTGCGACGTGGTGAGCTCGACCACGCACAAGACCCTTCGCGGACCTCGCGGCGGTATCATTATGACAAATAACGAAGAATACGCCAAAAAGATAAATTCGTCCATCTTCCCGGGCATTCAGGGCGGGCCGCTAGTTCACGTCATCGCGGCAAAGGCGGTAGGCTTTAAGCATAACCTAAGCCCGGAGTGGAAAATTTACGCCAAACAAGTTAAAGCAAACATCAAAAAGCTAGCCGAAATTTTAGTAAAACGCGGCTTTGATCTAGTTAGCGGCGGCACCGATAACCACCTGGTTTTAATGAGCTTTTTAAACCGCGAATTTAGCGGCAAAGACGCCGATATCGCGCTAGGAAATGCAGGCATAACGGTAAATAAAAATACGGTTCCTGGCGAAACTAGAAGTCCGTTCGTTACAAGCGGTATCCGTATCGGAAGTCCGGCGCTTACGGCTCGGGGTATGAAAGAAGCGGAATTTGAGATCATCGCAAACAAAATCGCCGACGTGTTAAGCGATATCAATAACGCCGAGCTTCAAAGCAGGGTAAAAGCCGAGCTAAAAGAGCTTGCGAACAAATTTATCATCTACGATAAGGCGACTTATTGA
- a CDS encoding DUF1882 domain-containing protein, which produces MQSIDTALIKMNTNHYWIKRDNIVSKIEYKGRMFFNKFELINEPLSYQVMKDHDEGKITVAHSLILPGDKVENIVFDYNGRMPERFWHRAQLLLREEGFINFTAYESKTPGHLHLYVHKGHTTLNEGYQIANKLSMLLSSRLVKEWRVFPTMEMPKEFNILTLPYKVYQKERGASWSKHM; this is translated from the coding sequence ATGCAGAGCATAGATACGGCGCTAATCAAAATGAACACGAACCACTACTGGATAAAGCGCGATAATATAGTAAGCAAGATCGAGTATAAGGGACGGATGTTTTTTAATAAATTTGAGCTCATAAACGAGCCTCTAAGCTATCAGGTGATGAAAGATCACGACGAGGGCAAGATCACGGTCGCGCACTCGCTGATACTGCCTGGCGACAAGGTCGAAAATATCGTCTTTGACTACAACGGCAGGATGCCCGAGCGCTTTTGGCACCGAGCTCAGCTTTTGCTTCGCGAGGAGGGGTTTATAAATTTTACCGCCTACGAGAGCAAGACGCCGGGGCACTTGCACCTTTACGTGCACAAAGGACACACGACGCTAAACGAGGGCTATCAGATCGCAAATAAGCTATCTATGCTACTTAGCTCGCGTTTGGTTAAAGAGTGGAGAGTGTTTCCGACGATGGAAATGCCGAAAGAATTTAATATCTTGACATTGCCGTATAAGGTCTATCAAAAAGAGCGCGGCGCAAGCTGGTCAAAACATATGTAA
- a CDS encoding SPOR domain-containing protein gives MEYNELRDIMLDNNEDKKSKNVKRILILVAVFVIIFLGVLIVMKFLNSPETDDQVAQPDSRLTLPPEPDNTRSIPQQVSVPTPPPSEPAPQIAQTNVPPVAPPPPSEPQAQQPNPTFEQVPIVSENKGQDSFEDMVKALKEKEDKRQQEAETAAPMPTEPATIQGALKQNDAPSAQPSEPKSEPKQHISVVKPKEPKQEKTAKQPKNDAAKEKPAKQKPAKQAPAASGGEAHSGSYIQVFAVKHFNEKAPELGKLKAAGYAYKLYRTNVNGSEIIKVLVGPYSGAQLKSELAKIKQNTAPNAFIVNIK, from the coding sequence ATGGAGTATAACGAGTTAAGAGACATTATGCTTGATAACAACGAAGACAAAAAGAGCAAAAACGTCAAGAGGATCCTTATCCTCGTCGCCGTTTTCGTCATTATCTTTTTGGGCGTTCTCATCGTGATGAAATTTTTAAATTCGCCCGAGACCGATGATCAGGTCGCGCAGCCTGACTCTAGACTGACTTTGCCGCCGGAGCCCGATAACACTCGAAGTATCCCGCAGCAAGTGAGCGTGCCTACCCCGCCGCCTAGCGAACCTGCACCGCAAATAGCGCAAACCAACGTCCCTCCCGTCGCTCCGCCTCCTCCGTCAGAGCCGCAGGCCCAGCAACCAAATCCTACTTTCGAGCAAGTGCCTATCGTGTCTGAAAATAAAGGACAAGACAGCTTTGAAGATATGGTAAAAGCGCTCAAAGAAAAAGAGGATAAAAGACAGCAAGAAGCAGAGACTGCCGCTCCTATGCCGACCGAGCCTGCGACCATACAAGGCGCTTTAAAGCAAAACGACGCTCCGAGCGCACAGCCAAGCGAGCCGAAATCCGAACCAAAACAGCACATAAGCGTCGTCAAGCCAAAAGAGCCTAAGCAAGAAAAAACGGCGAAACAACCTAAAAACGACGCGGCTAAAGAAAAACCGGCTAAACAAAAGCCGGCCAAACAAGCTCCTGCAGCTAGCGGCGGCGAGGCTCATAGCGGTAGCTACATACAGGTTTTTGCGGTCAAGCACTTTAATGAAAAAGCGCCTGAGCTTGGCAAGCTAAAAGCCGCAGGATACGCCTATAAGCTATATAGGACGAACGTAAACGGTAGCGAGATTATCAAGGTGCTAGTCGGCCCTTACAGCGGCGCTCAGCTAAAAAGCGAGCTTGCTAAGATCAAACAAAACACCGCTCCAAACGCTTTTATCGTAAATATAAAATGA
- a CDS encoding shikimate dehydrogenase: protein MKIFAVFGNPISHSVSPRLHNLALGELDLSREALYTRYELSDGSRLISKFKELKLSGANVTVPHKEAALAQCDVADETAAKIGSVNTLVSRSGKIYGYNTDAPGFLRAIGGFGQINSALVLGAGGTARAVAYALKSRGVRVCVLNRSEGRLANFAEFEKFSWANFAEFKCGKFDLVINTTSAGLNDENLPAPIEILRPLFAKAKFAFDVIYGKKTPFLNLAAASGLACKDGSEMLLFQAVKALNLFFEGSLDEAKIEASMRKALALR from the coding sequence ATGAAAATTTTCGCCGTTTTCGGCAACCCTATCTCTCACTCCGTTTCGCCGAGGCTACATAACCTAGCCCTCGGCGAACTGGATCTATCTCGCGAAGCCCTCTATACTCGCTATGAGCTCTCGGACGGTTCGCGACTCATCTCTAAATTTAAAGAACTAAAACTAAGCGGTGCAAACGTGACCGTCCCGCACAAAGAAGCCGCTCTCGCGCAGTGCGACGTCGCGGACGAAACGGCTGCTAAAATAGGCTCCGTAAATACCCTCGTATCTCGCAGCGGTAAAATTTACGGCTACAACACCGACGCGCCGGGATTTTTGAGAGCGATAGGAGGCTTTGGGCAGATAAATTCGGCTCTCGTTTTAGGCGCCGGCGGGACGGCTAGAGCGGTCGCCTACGCGCTAAAAAGCCGCGGCGTGCGAGTTTGCGTGCTAAATAGAAGCGAGGGAAGGCTGGCAAATTTTGCCGAATTTGAAAAATTTAGCTGGGCGAATTTCGCCGAATTTAAGTGCGGCAAATTTGATCTCGTCATAAATACGACCTCGGCGGGACTAAATGATGAAAATCTGCCCGCGCCCATCGAGATTTTACGCCCTCTTTTTGCTAAAGCCAAATTTGCCTTTGACGTGATTTACGGCAAAAAAACGCCGTTTTTAAATTTAGCCGCCGCTAGCGGGCTCGCGTGCAAAGACGGCTCGGAGATGCTGCTTTTTCAAGCGGTAAAGGCGTTAAATTTATTTTTTGAAGGCTCGCTTGACGAGGCCAAAATCGAAGCCTCGATGCGAAAAGCGCTGGCTCTTCGTTAA